In the genome of Dunckerocampus dactyliophorus isolate RoL2022-P2 chromosome 6, RoL_Ddac_1.1, whole genome shotgun sequence, one region contains:
- the LOC129182771 gene encoding proto-oncogene vav-like isoform X2: protein MGCTPVKPRMRACSKLTKNKQPAFQPILVSIQQTKMELWRQCGKWLIECRVLPETHRVTWEGAQVCELAQALRDGVLLCQLLNNLLPQAVNLREINLRPQMSQFLCLKNIRTFLGVCQEKFHLKKSDLFEAFDLFDVRDFAKVLSTLSILSHSSISSQRGLQPFPLGGNVPDDEIYNGLSDKIDDTLDEDDDLYDCVDEEEDVGDEIYEDLMRTLEQPETKPGVDKRECCLQEIKQTEGKYSDTLESILQHFKKPLEKFLQAPDIESIFINIHDLAKTHREFLEEIQSSIVNGARNLHQVFLNYKERFLLYGRYCSQVETASKHLDKLSSTREDIRMKLEECSKRANSGRFSLRDLLMVPMQRVLKYPLLLQELVKHTTHPSDKENLRTALDAMRDLAQCVNEVKRDNEILRQITTFQLSMENMTQSLALFGRPKMDGELKICSTEKKSKQERYAFLFDKAMFVCKKKSGETFELKEIIELQYYHIRDETGGEKDKKKWSYLFLLLDLYGRGGYDLFFKTRELKKKWLEQFEMALSNLCPENATANSHDFQMHSFEETACCKACSMMLRGTFFQGYRCARCKMAAHKECLGRVPACGRSSDHGSTARKNRTHRSSGNAGIGFPKMEACQEYFGLPPPPAGFGRPLHFYKGDVVELTRAEVDLSWWEGRNLAGGQTGWFPCSKVQPFVIRPTPDLSAYSWFAGNMDRSAAKNLLMSRSDGTYLVRQKDGGEFAISIKFSMDIKHIKITSCDGLFRINDKKAFKSLVEMIEFYQQNSLQECVKDVDTTLHMPHKQAEQSSWPHHPPKDTPQGGVTRCFSVAKARYDFSARDRSELSLREGDTIKILSKKGHSGWWKGEVYGRVGFFPANYVEEDFSEYS, encoded by the exons ATGGGATGTACTCCAGTGAAACCTCGTATGCGTGCATGTTCCAAATtaactaaaaacaaacaaccagcATTTCAACCAATACTTGTGTCCATTCAGCAAACAAAGATGGAGCTGTGGCGTCAGTGTGGAAAGTGGCTGATCGAGTGCCGAGTCCTACCCGAAACCCACCGAGTCACATGGGAAGGAGCGCAG gtgtGCGAACTGGCTCAGGCGCTGAGAGACGGCGTGCTGCTGTGCCAGTTGCTAAACAACCTGCTGCCTCAGGCCGTCAACCTGAGAGAGATCAACCTGCGCCCCCAGATGtcccag TTCCTGTGCCTGAAGAACATTCGTACCTTCCTGGGCGTCTGCCAGGAGAAGTTTCACCTGAAGAAGAGCGACCTCTTCGAGGCCTTTGACCTGTTTGACGTTCGTGACTTTGCCAAG GTCCTCAGCACCTTGTCCATCCTCTCTCACTCGTCTATTTCTAGTCAAAGAGGACTCCA GCCTTTCCCTTTAGGAGGAAACGTTCCTGATGATGAGATCTACAACGGCCTGTCAGACAAGATAGA CGACACGCTGGATGAGGACGATGATTTGTACGACTGCgtggatgaagaggaggatgtGGGGGATGAAATCTATGAAGACTTGATGAGAACGCTGGAACAACCTGAAACT aaGCCAGGAGTGGACAAGAGAGAGTGCTGCCTGCAGGAGATCAAACAGACGGAAGGAAAGTACTCAGATACCCTGGAATCTATTTTACAG CACTTCAAGAAACCTCTGGAAAAGTTTCTCCAAGCTCCAGACATTGAGAGCATCTTCATCAACATCCAT gatttGGCCAAAACACACCGGGAATTCTTGGAGGAGATCCAGAGTTCCATTGTAAATGGAGCCAGGAACCTCCACCAGGTGTTTCTGAACTATAAGGAGAG GTTCCTACTCTATGGGCGTTACTGTAGTCAAGTGGAAACGGCAAGCAAACATCTGGACAAGCTGTCGAGTACGAGGGAGGACATCAGGATGAAGCTGGAG GAGTGTTCCAAGAGAGCGAACAGTGGACGATTCTCCCTCAGGGATCTACTCATGGTCCCCATGCAGAGGGTGCTCAAGTACCCGCTGCTCTTACAG GAACTGGTCAAACACACCACCCACCCTTCAGACAAGGAGAACCTGCGAACGGCTCTTGATGCCAtgcga GATCTGGCGCAGTGCGTCAATGAGGTGAAGCGAGACAACGAGATCCTCAGACAGATCACCACCTTCCAGTTGTCCATGGAGAACATG ACCCAGTCCTTGGCCCTCTTTGGACGACCCAAGATGGATGGAGAGCTGAAGATCTGCAGCACGGAGAAAAAGTCCAAGCAGGAAAG GTACGCCTTCCTCTTCGACAAGGCCATGTTTGTGTGCAAGAAGAAGAGCGGCGAGACCTTTGAGCTCAAGGAGATCATCGAGCTTCAGTACTACCACATACGGGACGAGACGGGCGGGGAGAAGGATAAGAAGAAG TGGTCCTACTTGTTCCTTCTGCTGGATCTCTACGGCAGGGGCGGCTACGACTTGTTCTTCAAAACACGAGAACTGAAGAAGAAATGGCTGGAGCAGTTTGAGATGGCTCT ATCCAACTTGTGTCCTGAGAACGCCACGGCCAACAGCCACGACTTCCAGATGCACAGCTTTGAGGAGACGGCGTGTTGCAAGGCGTGCTCCATGATGCTGAG AGGGACTTTCTTCCAGGGCTACCGTTGCGCTCGCTGCAAAATGGCGGCGCATAAAGAGTGTTTGGGCAGAGTCCCGGCCTGCGGGCGCAGTTCAG ACCACGGAAGCACTGCGAGGAAG AACAGGACACACAGGTCCTCTGGGAACGCAGGCATCG GGTTTCCCAAGATGGAGGCGTGTCAAGAGTACTTCGGCTTGCCGCCGCCCCCCGCGGGTTTCGGCCGACCGCTTCACTTCTACAAAGGTGATGTCGTGGAGCTGACGCGGGCCGAGGTGGACCTGTCTTGGTGGGAG GGAAGGAACCTGGCTGGAGGTCAGACGGGATGGTTCCCCTGCAGCAAAGTTCAGCCGTTTGTGATT AGGCCCACCCCTGACCTGTCCGCCTACAGCTG GTTTGCAGGGAACATGGACAGATCGGCCGCAAAGAACCTGCTCATGTCCCGCTCGGACGGAACCTACCTGGTCCGACAGAAGGATGGAGGAGAGTTTGCCATCAGCATCAA GTTCAGCATGGACATCAAACACATTAAAATCACCTCCTGTGATGGCCTCTTCCGCATCAACGACAAGAAAGCCTTCAAGAGTTTAGTG gaGATGATCGAGTTCTACCAGCAGAACTCTTTGCAGGAGTGTGTGAAGGACGTGGACACGACGCTGCACATGCCTCACAAGCAGGCCGAGCAGAGCAGCTGGCCTCATCACCCGCCCAAAGACACGCCCCAAG GAGGCGTCACGCGCTGCTTCAGCGTGGCCAAGGCCAGGTACGACTTCTCCGCCCGCGACCGCTCAGAGCTATCGCTGCGTGAAGGAGACACCATCAAGATCCTGTCCAAGAAAGGCCACAGCGGCTGGTGGAAAGGAGAGGTGTACGGCAGG GTGGGCTTCTTCCCTGCCAACTATGTGGAAGAGGACTTCTCTGAATACAGCTGA
- the LOC129182771 gene encoding proto-oncogene vav-like isoform X4, which yields MGCTPVKPRMRACSKLTKNKQPAFQPILVSIQQTKMELWRQCGKWLIECRVLPETHRVTWEGAQVCELAQALRDGVLLCQLLNNLLPQAVNLREINLRPQMSQFLCLKNIRTFLGVCQEKFHLKKSDLFEAFDLFDVRDFAKVLSTLSILSHSSISSQRGLQPFPLGGNVPDDEIYNGLSDKIDDTLDEDDDLYDCVDEEEDVGDEIYEDLMRTLEQPETKPGVDKRECCLQEIKQTEGKYSDTLESILQDLAKTHREFLEEIQSSIVNGARNLHQVFLNYKERFLLYGRYCSQVETASKHLDKLSSTREDIRMKLEECSKRANSGRFSLRDLLMVPMQRVLKYPLLLQELVKHTTHPSDKENLRTALDAMRDLAQCVNEVKRDNEILRQITTFQLSMENMTQSLALFGRPKMDGELKICSTEKKSKQERYAFLFDKAMFVCKKKSGETFELKEIIELQYYHIRDETGGEKDKKKWSYLFLLLDLYGRGGYDLFFKTRELKKKWLEQFEMALSNLCPENATANSHDFQMHSFEETACCKACSMMLRGTFFQGYRCARCKMAAHKECLGRVPACGRSSDHGSTARKNRTHRSSGNAGIGFPKMEACQEYFGLPPPPAGFGRPLHFYKGDVVELTRAEVDLSWWEGRNLAGGQTGWFPCSKVQPFVIRPTPDLSAYSWFAGNMDRSAAKNLLMSRSDGTYLVRQKDGGEFAISIKFSMDIKHIKITSCDGLFRINDKKAFKSLVEMIEFYQQNSLQECVKDVDTTLHMPHKQAEQSSWPHHPPKDTPQGGVTRCFSVAKARYDFSARDRSELSLREGDTIKILSKKGHSGWWKGEVYGRVGFFPANYVEEDFSEYS from the exons ATGGGATGTACTCCAGTGAAACCTCGTATGCGTGCATGTTCCAAATtaactaaaaacaaacaaccagcATTTCAACCAATACTTGTGTCCATTCAGCAAACAAAGATGGAGCTGTGGCGTCAGTGTGGAAAGTGGCTGATCGAGTGCCGAGTCCTACCCGAAACCCACCGAGTCACATGGGAAGGAGCGCAG gtgtGCGAACTGGCTCAGGCGCTGAGAGACGGCGTGCTGCTGTGCCAGTTGCTAAACAACCTGCTGCCTCAGGCCGTCAACCTGAGAGAGATCAACCTGCGCCCCCAGATGtcccag TTCCTGTGCCTGAAGAACATTCGTACCTTCCTGGGCGTCTGCCAGGAGAAGTTTCACCTGAAGAAGAGCGACCTCTTCGAGGCCTTTGACCTGTTTGACGTTCGTGACTTTGCCAAG GTCCTCAGCACCTTGTCCATCCTCTCTCACTCGTCTATTTCTAGTCAAAGAGGACTCCA GCCTTTCCCTTTAGGAGGAAACGTTCCTGATGATGAGATCTACAACGGCCTGTCAGACAAGATAGA CGACACGCTGGATGAGGACGATGATTTGTACGACTGCgtggatgaagaggaggatgtGGGGGATGAAATCTATGAAGACTTGATGAGAACGCTGGAACAACCTGAAACT aaGCCAGGAGTGGACAAGAGAGAGTGCTGCCTGCAGGAGATCAAACAGACGGAAGGAAAGTACTCAGATACCCTGGAATCTATTTTACAG gatttGGCCAAAACACACCGGGAATTCTTGGAGGAGATCCAGAGTTCCATTGTAAATGGAGCCAGGAACCTCCACCAGGTGTTTCTGAACTATAAGGAGAG GTTCCTACTCTATGGGCGTTACTGTAGTCAAGTGGAAACGGCAAGCAAACATCTGGACAAGCTGTCGAGTACGAGGGAGGACATCAGGATGAAGCTGGAG GAGTGTTCCAAGAGAGCGAACAGTGGACGATTCTCCCTCAGGGATCTACTCATGGTCCCCATGCAGAGGGTGCTCAAGTACCCGCTGCTCTTACAG GAACTGGTCAAACACACCACCCACCCTTCAGACAAGGAGAACCTGCGAACGGCTCTTGATGCCAtgcga GATCTGGCGCAGTGCGTCAATGAGGTGAAGCGAGACAACGAGATCCTCAGACAGATCACCACCTTCCAGTTGTCCATGGAGAACATG ACCCAGTCCTTGGCCCTCTTTGGACGACCCAAGATGGATGGAGAGCTGAAGATCTGCAGCACGGAGAAAAAGTCCAAGCAGGAAAG GTACGCCTTCCTCTTCGACAAGGCCATGTTTGTGTGCAAGAAGAAGAGCGGCGAGACCTTTGAGCTCAAGGAGATCATCGAGCTTCAGTACTACCACATACGGGACGAGACGGGCGGGGAGAAGGATAAGAAGAAG TGGTCCTACTTGTTCCTTCTGCTGGATCTCTACGGCAGGGGCGGCTACGACTTGTTCTTCAAAACACGAGAACTGAAGAAGAAATGGCTGGAGCAGTTTGAGATGGCTCT ATCCAACTTGTGTCCTGAGAACGCCACGGCCAACAGCCACGACTTCCAGATGCACAGCTTTGAGGAGACGGCGTGTTGCAAGGCGTGCTCCATGATGCTGAG AGGGACTTTCTTCCAGGGCTACCGTTGCGCTCGCTGCAAAATGGCGGCGCATAAAGAGTGTTTGGGCAGAGTCCCGGCCTGCGGGCGCAGTTCAG ACCACGGAAGCACTGCGAGGAAG AACAGGACACACAGGTCCTCTGGGAACGCAGGCATCG GGTTTCCCAAGATGGAGGCGTGTCAAGAGTACTTCGGCTTGCCGCCGCCCCCCGCGGGTTTCGGCCGACCGCTTCACTTCTACAAAGGTGATGTCGTGGAGCTGACGCGGGCCGAGGTGGACCTGTCTTGGTGGGAG GGAAGGAACCTGGCTGGAGGTCAGACGGGATGGTTCCCCTGCAGCAAAGTTCAGCCGTTTGTGATT AGGCCCACCCCTGACCTGTCCGCCTACAGCTG GTTTGCAGGGAACATGGACAGATCGGCCGCAAAGAACCTGCTCATGTCCCGCTCGGACGGAACCTACCTGGTCCGACAGAAGGATGGAGGAGAGTTTGCCATCAGCATCAA GTTCAGCATGGACATCAAACACATTAAAATCACCTCCTGTGATGGCCTCTTCCGCATCAACGACAAGAAAGCCTTCAAGAGTTTAGTG gaGATGATCGAGTTCTACCAGCAGAACTCTTTGCAGGAGTGTGTGAAGGACGTGGACACGACGCTGCACATGCCTCACAAGCAGGCCGAGCAGAGCAGCTGGCCTCATCACCCGCCCAAAGACACGCCCCAAG GAGGCGTCACGCGCTGCTTCAGCGTGGCCAAGGCCAGGTACGACTTCTCCGCCCGCGACCGCTCAGAGCTATCGCTGCGTGAAGGAGACACCATCAAGATCCTGTCCAAGAAAGGCCACAGCGGCTGGTGGAAAGGAGAGGTGTACGGCAGG GTGGGCTTCTTCCCTGCCAACTATGTGGAAGAGGACTTCTCTGAATACAGCTGA
- the LOC129182771 gene encoding proto-oncogene vav-like isoform X3 gives MGCTPVKPRMRACSKLTKNKQPAFQPILVSIQQTKMELWRQCGKWLIECRVLPETHRVTWEGAQVCELAQALRDGVLLCQLLNNLLPQAVNLREINLRPQMSQFLCLKNIRTFLGVCQEKFHLKKSDLFEAFDLFDVRDFAKVLSTLSILSHSSISSQRGLQPFPLGGNVPDDEIYNGLSDKIDDTLDEDDDLYDCVDEEEDVGDEIYEDLMRTLEQPETQKPGVDKRECCLQEIKQTEGKYSDTLESILQDLAKTHREFLEEIQSSIVNGARNLHQVFLNYKERFLLYGRYCSQVETASKHLDKLSSTREDIRMKLEECSKRANSGRFSLRDLLMVPMQRVLKYPLLLQELVKHTTHPSDKENLRTALDAMRDLAQCVNEVKRDNEILRQITTFQLSMENMTQSLALFGRPKMDGELKICSTEKKSKQERYAFLFDKAMFVCKKKSGETFELKEIIELQYYHIRDETGGEKDKKKWSYLFLLLDLYGRGGYDLFFKTRELKKKWLEQFEMALSNLCPENATANSHDFQMHSFEETACCKACSMMLRGTFFQGYRCARCKMAAHKECLGRVPACGRSSDHGSTARKNRTHRSSGNAGIGFPKMEACQEYFGLPPPPAGFGRPLHFYKGDVVELTRAEVDLSWWEGRNLAGGQTGWFPCSKVQPFVIRPTPDLSAYSWFAGNMDRSAAKNLLMSRSDGTYLVRQKDGGEFAISIKFSMDIKHIKITSCDGLFRINDKKAFKSLVEMIEFYQQNSLQECVKDVDTTLHMPHKQAEQSSWPHHPPKDTPQGGVTRCFSVAKARYDFSARDRSELSLREGDTIKILSKKGHSGWWKGEVYGRVGFFPANYVEEDFSEYS, from the exons ATGGGATGTACTCCAGTGAAACCTCGTATGCGTGCATGTTCCAAATtaactaaaaacaaacaaccagcATTTCAACCAATACTTGTGTCCATTCAGCAAACAAAGATGGAGCTGTGGCGTCAGTGTGGAAAGTGGCTGATCGAGTGCCGAGTCCTACCCGAAACCCACCGAGTCACATGGGAAGGAGCGCAG gtgtGCGAACTGGCTCAGGCGCTGAGAGACGGCGTGCTGCTGTGCCAGTTGCTAAACAACCTGCTGCCTCAGGCCGTCAACCTGAGAGAGATCAACCTGCGCCCCCAGATGtcccag TTCCTGTGCCTGAAGAACATTCGTACCTTCCTGGGCGTCTGCCAGGAGAAGTTTCACCTGAAGAAGAGCGACCTCTTCGAGGCCTTTGACCTGTTTGACGTTCGTGACTTTGCCAAG GTCCTCAGCACCTTGTCCATCCTCTCTCACTCGTCTATTTCTAGTCAAAGAGGACTCCA GCCTTTCCCTTTAGGAGGAAACGTTCCTGATGATGAGATCTACAACGGCCTGTCAGACAAGATAGA CGACACGCTGGATGAGGACGATGATTTGTACGACTGCgtggatgaagaggaggatgtGGGGGATGAAATCTATGAAGACTTGATGAGAACGCTGGAACAACCTGAAACT cagaaGCCAGGAGTGGACAAGAGAGAGTGCTGCCTGCAGGAGATCAAACAGACGGAAGGAAAGTACTCAGATACCCTGGAATCTATTTTACAG gatttGGCCAAAACACACCGGGAATTCTTGGAGGAGATCCAGAGTTCCATTGTAAATGGAGCCAGGAACCTCCACCAGGTGTTTCTGAACTATAAGGAGAG GTTCCTACTCTATGGGCGTTACTGTAGTCAAGTGGAAACGGCAAGCAAACATCTGGACAAGCTGTCGAGTACGAGGGAGGACATCAGGATGAAGCTGGAG GAGTGTTCCAAGAGAGCGAACAGTGGACGATTCTCCCTCAGGGATCTACTCATGGTCCCCATGCAGAGGGTGCTCAAGTACCCGCTGCTCTTACAG GAACTGGTCAAACACACCACCCACCCTTCAGACAAGGAGAACCTGCGAACGGCTCTTGATGCCAtgcga GATCTGGCGCAGTGCGTCAATGAGGTGAAGCGAGACAACGAGATCCTCAGACAGATCACCACCTTCCAGTTGTCCATGGAGAACATG ACCCAGTCCTTGGCCCTCTTTGGACGACCCAAGATGGATGGAGAGCTGAAGATCTGCAGCACGGAGAAAAAGTCCAAGCAGGAAAG GTACGCCTTCCTCTTCGACAAGGCCATGTTTGTGTGCAAGAAGAAGAGCGGCGAGACCTTTGAGCTCAAGGAGATCATCGAGCTTCAGTACTACCACATACGGGACGAGACGGGCGGGGAGAAGGATAAGAAGAAG TGGTCCTACTTGTTCCTTCTGCTGGATCTCTACGGCAGGGGCGGCTACGACTTGTTCTTCAAAACACGAGAACTGAAGAAGAAATGGCTGGAGCAGTTTGAGATGGCTCT ATCCAACTTGTGTCCTGAGAACGCCACGGCCAACAGCCACGACTTCCAGATGCACAGCTTTGAGGAGACGGCGTGTTGCAAGGCGTGCTCCATGATGCTGAG AGGGACTTTCTTCCAGGGCTACCGTTGCGCTCGCTGCAAAATGGCGGCGCATAAAGAGTGTTTGGGCAGAGTCCCGGCCTGCGGGCGCAGTTCAG ACCACGGAAGCACTGCGAGGAAG AACAGGACACACAGGTCCTCTGGGAACGCAGGCATCG GGTTTCCCAAGATGGAGGCGTGTCAAGAGTACTTCGGCTTGCCGCCGCCCCCCGCGGGTTTCGGCCGACCGCTTCACTTCTACAAAGGTGATGTCGTGGAGCTGACGCGGGCCGAGGTGGACCTGTCTTGGTGGGAG GGAAGGAACCTGGCTGGAGGTCAGACGGGATGGTTCCCCTGCAGCAAAGTTCAGCCGTTTGTGATT AGGCCCACCCCTGACCTGTCCGCCTACAGCTG GTTTGCAGGGAACATGGACAGATCGGCCGCAAAGAACCTGCTCATGTCCCGCTCGGACGGAACCTACCTGGTCCGACAGAAGGATGGAGGAGAGTTTGCCATCAGCATCAA GTTCAGCATGGACATCAAACACATTAAAATCACCTCCTGTGATGGCCTCTTCCGCATCAACGACAAGAAAGCCTTCAAGAGTTTAGTG gaGATGATCGAGTTCTACCAGCAGAACTCTTTGCAGGAGTGTGTGAAGGACGTGGACACGACGCTGCACATGCCTCACAAGCAGGCCGAGCAGAGCAGCTGGCCTCATCACCCGCCCAAAGACACGCCCCAAG GAGGCGTCACGCGCTGCTTCAGCGTGGCCAAGGCCAGGTACGACTTCTCCGCCCGCGACCGCTCAGAGCTATCGCTGCGTGAAGGAGACACCATCAAGATCCTGTCCAAGAAAGGCCACAGCGGCTGGTGGAAAGGAGAGGTGTACGGCAGG GTGGGCTTCTTCCCTGCCAACTATGTGGAAGAGGACTTCTCTGAATACAGCTGA
- the LOC129182771 gene encoding proto-oncogene vav-like isoform X1 — MGCTPVKPRMRACSKLTKNKQPAFQPILVSIQQTKMELWRQCGKWLIECRVLPETHRVTWEGAQVCELAQALRDGVLLCQLLNNLLPQAVNLREINLRPQMSQFLCLKNIRTFLGVCQEKFHLKKSDLFEAFDLFDVRDFAKVLSTLSILSHSSISSQRGLQPFPLGGNVPDDEIYNGLSDKIDDTLDEDDDLYDCVDEEEDVGDEIYEDLMRTLEQPETQKPGVDKRECCLQEIKQTEGKYSDTLESILQHFKKPLEKFLQAPDIESIFINIHDLAKTHREFLEEIQSSIVNGARNLHQVFLNYKERFLLYGRYCSQVETASKHLDKLSSTREDIRMKLEECSKRANSGRFSLRDLLMVPMQRVLKYPLLLQELVKHTTHPSDKENLRTALDAMRDLAQCVNEVKRDNEILRQITTFQLSMENMTQSLALFGRPKMDGELKICSTEKKSKQERYAFLFDKAMFVCKKKSGETFELKEIIELQYYHIRDETGGEKDKKKWSYLFLLLDLYGRGGYDLFFKTRELKKKWLEQFEMALSNLCPENATANSHDFQMHSFEETACCKACSMMLRGTFFQGYRCARCKMAAHKECLGRVPACGRSSDHGSTARKNRTHRSSGNAGIGFPKMEACQEYFGLPPPPAGFGRPLHFYKGDVVELTRAEVDLSWWEGRNLAGGQTGWFPCSKVQPFVIRPTPDLSAYSWFAGNMDRSAAKNLLMSRSDGTYLVRQKDGGEFAISIKFSMDIKHIKITSCDGLFRINDKKAFKSLVEMIEFYQQNSLQECVKDVDTTLHMPHKQAEQSSWPHHPPKDTPQGGVTRCFSVAKARYDFSARDRSELSLREGDTIKILSKKGHSGWWKGEVYGRVGFFPANYVEEDFSEYS, encoded by the exons ATGGGATGTACTCCAGTGAAACCTCGTATGCGTGCATGTTCCAAATtaactaaaaacaaacaaccagcATTTCAACCAATACTTGTGTCCATTCAGCAAACAAAGATGGAGCTGTGGCGTCAGTGTGGAAAGTGGCTGATCGAGTGCCGAGTCCTACCCGAAACCCACCGAGTCACATGGGAAGGAGCGCAG gtgtGCGAACTGGCTCAGGCGCTGAGAGACGGCGTGCTGCTGTGCCAGTTGCTAAACAACCTGCTGCCTCAGGCCGTCAACCTGAGAGAGATCAACCTGCGCCCCCAGATGtcccag TTCCTGTGCCTGAAGAACATTCGTACCTTCCTGGGCGTCTGCCAGGAGAAGTTTCACCTGAAGAAGAGCGACCTCTTCGAGGCCTTTGACCTGTTTGACGTTCGTGACTTTGCCAAG GTCCTCAGCACCTTGTCCATCCTCTCTCACTCGTCTATTTCTAGTCAAAGAGGACTCCA GCCTTTCCCTTTAGGAGGAAACGTTCCTGATGATGAGATCTACAACGGCCTGTCAGACAAGATAGA CGACACGCTGGATGAGGACGATGATTTGTACGACTGCgtggatgaagaggaggatgtGGGGGATGAAATCTATGAAGACTTGATGAGAACGCTGGAACAACCTGAAACT cagaaGCCAGGAGTGGACAAGAGAGAGTGCTGCCTGCAGGAGATCAAACAGACGGAAGGAAAGTACTCAGATACCCTGGAATCTATTTTACAG CACTTCAAGAAACCTCTGGAAAAGTTTCTCCAAGCTCCAGACATTGAGAGCATCTTCATCAACATCCAT gatttGGCCAAAACACACCGGGAATTCTTGGAGGAGATCCAGAGTTCCATTGTAAATGGAGCCAGGAACCTCCACCAGGTGTTTCTGAACTATAAGGAGAG GTTCCTACTCTATGGGCGTTACTGTAGTCAAGTGGAAACGGCAAGCAAACATCTGGACAAGCTGTCGAGTACGAGGGAGGACATCAGGATGAAGCTGGAG GAGTGTTCCAAGAGAGCGAACAGTGGACGATTCTCCCTCAGGGATCTACTCATGGTCCCCATGCAGAGGGTGCTCAAGTACCCGCTGCTCTTACAG GAACTGGTCAAACACACCACCCACCCTTCAGACAAGGAGAACCTGCGAACGGCTCTTGATGCCAtgcga GATCTGGCGCAGTGCGTCAATGAGGTGAAGCGAGACAACGAGATCCTCAGACAGATCACCACCTTCCAGTTGTCCATGGAGAACATG ACCCAGTCCTTGGCCCTCTTTGGACGACCCAAGATGGATGGAGAGCTGAAGATCTGCAGCACGGAGAAAAAGTCCAAGCAGGAAAG GTACGCCTTCCTCTTCGACAAGGCCATGTTTGTGTGCAAGAAGAAGAGCGGCGAGACCTTTGAGCTCAAGGAGATCATCGAGCTTCAGTACTACCACATACGGGACGAGACGGGCGGGGAGAAGGATAAGAAGAAG TGGTCCTACTTGTTCCTTCTGCTGGATCTCTACGGCAGGGGCGGCTACGACTTGTTCTTCAAAACACGAGAACTGAAGAAGAAATGGCTGGAGCAGTTTGAGATGGCTCT ATCCAACTTGTGTCCTGAGAACGCCACGGCCAACAGCCACGACTTCCAGATGCACAGCTTTGAGGAGACGGCGTGTTGCAAGGCGTGCTCCATGATGCTGAG AGGGACTTTCTTCCAGGGCTACCGTTGCGCTCGCTGCAAAATGGCGGCGCATAAAGAGTGTTTGGGCAGAGTCCCGGCCTGCGGGCGCAGTTCAG ACCACGGAAGCACTGCGAGGAAG AACAGGACACACAGGTCCTCTGGGAACGCAGGCATCG GGTTTCCCAAGATGGAGGCGTGTCAAGAGTACTTCGGCTTGCCGCCGCCCCCCGCGGGTTTCGGCCGACCGCTTCACTTCTACAAAGGTGATGTCGTGGAGCTGACGCGGGCCGAGGTGGACCTGTCTTGGTGGGAG GGAAGGAACCTGGCTGGAGGTCAGACGGGATGGTTCCCCTGCAGCAAAGTTCAGCCGTTTGTGATT AGGCCCACCCCTGACCTGTCCGCCTACAGCTG GTTTGCAGGGAACATGGACAGATCGGCCGCAAAGAACCTGCTCATGTCCCGCTCGGACGGAACCTACCTGGTCCGACAGAAGGATGGAGGAGAGTTTGCCATCAGCATCAA GTTCAGCATGGACATCAAACACATTAAAATCACCTCCTGTGATGGCCTCTTCCGCATCAACGACAAGAAAGCCTTCAAGAGTTTAGTG gaGATGATCGAGTTCTACCAGCAGAACTCTTTGCAGGAGTGTGTGAAGGACGTGGACACGACGCTGCACATGCCTCACAAGCAGGCCGAGCAGAGCAGCTGGCCTCATCACCCGCCCAAAGACACGCCCCAAG GAGGCGTCACGCGCTGCTTCAGCGTGGCCAAGGCCAGGTACGACTTCTCCGCCCGCGACCGCTCAGAGCTATCGCTGCGTGAAGGAGACACCATCAAGATCCTGTCCAAGAAAGGCCACAGCGGCTGGTGGAAAGGAGAGGTGTACGGCAGG GTGGGCTTCTTCCCTGCCAACTATGTGGAAGAGGACTTCTCTGAATACAGCTGA